One genomic region from Ovis canadensis isolate MfBH-ARS-UI-01 breed Bighorn chromosome 24, ARS-UI_OviCan_v2, whole genome shotgun sequence encodes:
- the LOC138429430 gene encoding beta-glucuronidase-like yields MRGWLPSLVICVNSYYSWYHDYGHMEVIQLQLATQFENWYKAYQKLMIQSKYGADAIEGFHEAFSPGSWSVLFVQQALLSSTITS; encoded by the exons ATGAGAGGCTGGCTCCCTTCACTCGTGATCTGTGTGAACAGTTACTACTCCTGGTACCACGACTATGGGCACATGGAGGTGATTCAGCTGCAGCTGGCAACCCAGTTCGAGAACTGGTATAAGGCCTACCAGAAGCTGATGATTCAGAGCAAGTACGGAGCGGATGCCATTGAAGGCTTTCACGAG GCCTTCAGTCCCGGATCCTGGTCTGTTCTGTTTGTTCAGCAAGCCCTTCTTAGCTCCACCATCACCAGCTAA
- the ASL gene encoding argininosuccinate lyase: MASESGKLWGGRFVGTVDPIMEKFNSSITYDRHLWEADVQGSKAYSRGLEKAGLLTKAEMDQILHGLDKVAEEWAQETFKLNPNDEDIHTANERRLKELIGETAGKLHTGRSRNDQVVTDLRLWMRQNCSTLSALLCELIRTMVDRAEAERDVLFPGYTHLQRAQPIRWSHWILSHAVALTRDSERLLEVQKRINVLPLGSGAIAGNPLGVDRELLRAELDFGAITLNSMDATSERDFVAEFLFWASLCMTHLSRMAEDLILYGTKEFSFVQLSDAYSTGSSLMPQKKNPDSLELIRSKAGRVFGRCAGLLMTLKGLPSTYNKDLQEDKEAVFEVSDTMSAVLQVATGVISTLQIHRENMGRALSPDMLATDLAYYLVRKGMPFRQAHEASGKAVFMAETKGVALNQLSLQELQTISPLFSGDVSHVWDYGHSVEQYQALGGTARSSVDWQIGQLRALLRAQQAESPPHPSPK; this comes from the exons ATGGCATCGGAG AGCGGGAAGCTATGGGGTGGCCGGTTTGTCGGCACAGTGGACCCCATCATGGAAAAGTTCAACTCGTCCATCACGTACGACCGGCACCTCTGGGAGGCGGACGTGCAGGGCAGCAAAGCCTACAGCCGGGGCCTGGAGAAGGCGGGGCTCCTCACCAAAGCCGAGATGGACCAGATACTCCATGGCCTGGACAAG GTAGCTGAGGAGTGGGCTCAGGAGACCTTCAAACTAAACCCCAATGATGAGGACATCCATACGGCCAACGAGCGGCGTCTGAAG gagCTCATTGGTGAAACCGCGGGGAAGCTGCACACGGGACGAAGTCGGAACGACCAG GTGGTCACTGACCTCAGGCTGTGGATGCGGCAGAATTGCTCCACGCTCTCAGCCCTCCTCTGCGAACTCATCAGAACCATGGTGGATCGGGCAGAGGC GGAACGTGATGTCCTCTTCCCGGGGTACACACACCTGCAAAGGGCTCAGCCGATCCGCTGGAGCCACTGGATCCTGAG CCATGCCGTGGCTCTGACCAGAGACTCTGAAAGGCTGCTGGAGGTGCAGAAGCGGATCAATGTCCTGCCCCTGGGGAG CGGGGCCATCGCAGGCAACCCCCTGGGTGTGGACCGGGAACTGCTCCGAGCAG AACTGGACTTTGGGGCCATCACTCTCAACAGCATGGATGCCACCAGTGAGCGAGACTTTGTGG CCGAGTTCCTGTTCTGGGCTTCGCTGTGCATGACCCACCTCAGCAGAATGGCTGAGGATCTCATCCTCTATGGCACCAAGGAGTTCAGCTTTGTGCAGCTCTCAGATGCCTACAG cactggaagCAGCCTGATGCCCCAGAAGAAAAACCCAGACAGTCTGGAGCTGATCCGGAGCAAGGCGGGGCGAGTTTTTGGACGG TGTGCTGGGCTCTTGATGACACTCAAGGGACTTCCGAGCACCTACAACAAGGACTTACAG GAGGACAAGGAAGCCGTGTTTGAAGTGTCCGACACCATGAGCGCCGTCCTCCAAGTGGCCACTGGTGTCATCTCTACCCTGCAG ATTCACCGTGAGAACATGGGACGGGCTCTGAGTCCTGACATGCTGGCCACTGACCTCGCCTACTACCTGGTCCGAAAAGGG ATGCCATTCCGCCAGGCCCACGAGGCCTCTGGGAAAGCCGTGTTCATGGCCGAGACCAAGGGGGTCGCCCTCAATCAGCTGTCACTGCAGGAGCTGCAGACCATCAG CCCCCTGTTCTCCGGCGACGTGAGCCACGTGTGGGACTACGGACACAGCGTGGAGCAGTACCAGGCCCTGGGCGGCACCGCGCGCTCCAGCGTCGACTGGCAGATCGGCCAGCTGCGAGCTCTCCTCCGGGCACAGCAGGCCGagagccctccccacccctctcccaaaTAA